Genomic DNA from Leishmania major strain Friedlin complete genome, chromosome 2:
CTCGGGAGCGCCGCCGGCTCTCCCTGCAGCCGTGCCTTGCGGCGCTGattgcagcagcggcagtggagcCACCGCAGCCTCGTTCGGCGATGCTCTTCTGCGTGGTGGGCGTGGCCGATAGCCGTGCGGGATGAGGCTCATAGCGCACAATGAACAGACGCCGCCAGTCGTACCCCTCGTCAGCGACAGGCGGCTCTGACGGCACCCAGTCTTCGCCCTGCGGTGCTGTCGACGGCACAGCTGACCTGGCGGATGGTGCTGAtgtccgccgccgtcgcccttGTCGCCAGAGGGAGTACGCGGCGCTCCATGGAaacagccgctgcagctcactCGTAAACGAGCTGCATGTGACCGTCACATCCACGTCAacggccgctgcgccaccggcgcgAGTCTCCTGTGCTTCCGCGAGATTATGTCCCCGACGCTCTCGGTGTGGTGGGCGGCTTCTAATGGCACTGCTCAAGGGCCTTTCGTGCGCACGAGcaaggcggcgctgacgaccGCAGCGCAACGTGCGCTCTGACGAATCGCCCTGACGGTAACAAAGAAACCTAGGGGTACCGCGGAGCGAGCGGTAGCCACACCAGGAGTGggaggtggtgatgatgaAGCGATGCAGTCGACGCATCGGCGTGCGCTGGAAAGTGACAACTCAGGGCAAGCGTTAAAgcaaacacaaaaacaaaactTGGAGAAAGAGCCGGCGGAGCACGACCAGGCGtatgtgcttgtgtgtgcgcgtgtgtgcgtaaTCACAATGCACCTCGCCTGCCTGTGTCTCTTTCAGGGCGTCCGGTCGGTGTCGGTGTCTGTGCCGTGCCGTCATgtatacacatacatacatatatgcgtgcacacgtgtgcgtgtgcgtgtgtgtctatcCGTCCGTCTCTTGACACGGTGCGGTGGACAcgtggaggaagagagagagagacgagaggAATGGAGGACCAGTGgccaagacacacacacgcacacacacacacacacacacacacacacacacacacagggagagagagagacacacacaccgagTCGGTGGGGCACATGAAGAACACGGGGGAGCGCACTTATCGCTGGAAACGAACGGCACGGGAGGAAGAGTAGCACAGAGGGGGGCGTCTCAGCACGCAACTACAGACAGCCCTGCGCATGCCTgccacacgcacccacgcctGCCTCTTGCGCGCTTGTCATGCGCCTCACTGACTCTTCGAGTAAGTGTGCCACTGCCGAAACGACGCACGCGTacggctgctgcatcgctgccggcacAGGGAACAGCGTCGGCGTaagcggcagcaccgtcacacgcggcacacagTACGCCGAGAGCAAGTACTTCCAGATTTGCCCGTCCTCCGGGGCAGAAAAGGACTccccgcacgcgcgccgaaACGCCGACGACTGCACCAAGTCCTGCAAGTACATCCACAGGCGTGCGTCATCTGCGTTGGCGCCGTCTGCTTCCCGAGGCGTcgacgtcgcagcagcagtcgccgcGCAGCGATGGGGAGTGTGTAGCGGGAGTAGAGTCGTGCACACGGCCTGCAGCGTAGCGGACTGCAAGTGCGCGTAGTCGTCAAATCCGCAGCGGCCACACACGACGACCACGTCGGtgatgcagcggcagccgtgccTTTCGCTCCaggccgccgcagcctcccCCACGTCGGCACAGTAGTGGTGCCACAAGCGGTATGCGTTGGCCACCGTGCACATCTCCAGAAGCCGGCCCACCGTCTTGTGCGACAGAATGGTCTGCTCGTCGAAGGAGCCCTCGCCTGACACGACGACATCGCAGGCGTGGAACAGACATCCGCGCGGGCATCGCAGGGAGAACGCCGTTGGCTGTCCAGAAACATGCGCGGACCGTTCTGCCGGCACCGGAAGCGCGTCATCACCGCGCTGTCCGCCGCGCTGTCCGCCGCGCTTCCCCGCCGCGGTTGCTGCGGCCCGCCTTAATGGGCCAGTGTCCCCACctcccagcagctgcgcgacttGCGGGGTCTCATACAGGCCAAGCAGACCGCCAACCACGTCCGCCCCAGGCACGTagcgcgcctgcagcagaTAGCGGAAGAACCCGCTCATGCCCCCCGCGCCCCCACCGCCTCGGCGGTATAGCAGatcctccagcaccgccgcctctgccacctTATCTCCCTTATCCGAACCAGCGGCCATGTGCCTAGCCTCCCCCACGGCATGTTGCGCGTGGGCCGCCGAAGtcgcatccgcagcggcaaggGGCCGCCACACGCTCGCCACGACGCGTGTGGAAGCGTGCCGCATGCCCGCCTCTAGCGAGTCcagcatctgctgctgcgccgcagaaGTGATGGCGCCGACCGCCGCATCCTCGGCAGCTTCTACCCCTGCACTGTCCACATGCGCGCTACCAGGAGGTGTGCCAGCAGCTGTGGCAGGTGACGacggagcagcggcgtgtgGCGCGGCGCACTTCTGTGGTCCAAAGGCATACGTTGCCCCGCGCGCGCCAACAAGCGTGTTGTCCACGTCGCAGATCAAGCACACCTCCGTGATGtagcacgcgcgcgcaggcggcggtgaagagTGCGCCGGTGGTACGGCATGCGCACCATCGCCCCTCGTGCCCGTCGCGGTAggtggcgtcgctgc
This window encodes:
- a CDS encoding putative glycerate kinase (previous protein_id=AAZ10058.1), which codes for MPAGSARASSAIQQPLSVTLEASPSMHPSSGAAAAAASAVTPSIASPVPQSPAPTHHEVHQDAPHSHRPVQPPLRISALPAATPHLGQLHHYHRHGDGASPLRVLCACDTFKGTLPSDKVGEAVEKGYWQAWAKAHGSATAQSHVLPAVTAPSEEVPAPSPTSSPLHLVVPPLAASLLPAQHPSVLPADAVRFLHTPMSDGGAGLLDSVTYASTQASMTWGTMPDLSPSGGALRLRRVYIPASVPITGPLGAAITTDTGGARSAAPASRGVSFACDVERRVLVVEMAEAAGLTRIARPQDRHPGRTTSYGVGELIRYALAYMAEAAHAQAETHVASKTPSPDSAPGNCGGVRLFLGIGGSSTNDGGLGALQALGLEVFVDAAHARATDCGHDGARRAPASTAASDAHAAPTHVDDGAGVRLARPFRGEDLAHVTRVCIGEEMQRIFPYLPEAATPPTATGTRGDGAHAVPPAHSSPPPARACYITEVCLICDVDNTLVGARGATYAFGPQKCAAPHAAAPSSPATAAGTPPGSAHVDSAGVEAAEDAAVGAITSAAQQQMLDSLEAGMRHASTRVVASVWRPLAAADATSAAHAQHAVGEARHMAAGSDKGDKVAEAAVLEDLLYRRGGGGAGGMSGFFRYLLQARYVPGADVVGGLLGLYETPQVAQLLGGGDTGPLRRAAATAAGKRGGQRGGQRGDDALPVPAERSAHVSGQPTAFSLRCPRGCLFHACDVVVSGEGSFDEQTILSHKTVGRLLEMCTVANAYRLWHHYCADVGEAAAAWSERHGCRCITDVVVVCGRCGFDDYAHLQSATLQAVCTTLLPLHTPHRCAATAAATSTPREADGANADDARLWMYLQDLVQSSAFRRACGESFSAPEDGQIWKYLLSAYCVPRVTVLPLTPTLFPVPAAMQQPYACVVSAVAHLLEESVRRMTSAQEAGVGACGRHAQGCL